In one window of Streptomyces sp. NBC_01224 DNA:
- a CDS encoding CBS domain-containing protein, with translation MKHIKVGDLMTDEVVSVVSLTSFKEVAKLLAQHNISGLPVLDDEDRVVGVVSESDLVNRQAARHLATGGAPDADTTTMTPSGAEFTAAEVMSTPAVTVRAEESAPEAARLMMRGGVERLPVVDDEDRLVGIVTRRDLLRLFLRPDAEIRRRIVEDVLVGTMGLGADVVTVHVVDGVVTLEGRLKSRSQIAILTCLAERLDGVVAVVSHVTAHVDDPVPTSPQ, from the coding sequence ATGAAGCACATCAAAGTGGGAGACCTGATGACCGACGAGGTCGTCTCGGTCGTCTCGCTCACCTCCTTCAAGGAGGTTGCGAAACTGCTCGCCCAGCACAACATCAGTGGACTGCCCGTACTCGACGACGAGGACCGGGTTGTCGGTGTCGTCTCCGAGAGCGACCTGGTGAACCGACAGGCGGCAAGGCATCTGGCCACGGGCGGCGCTCCTGACGCCGATACCACGACCATGACCCCGTCCGGAGCGGAATTCACCGCCGCCGAGGTCATGTCGACGCCGGCGGTGACCGTCCGCGCGGAGGAGAGCGCGCCGGAAGCGGCCCGGCTGATGATGCGCGGTGGCGTGGAGAGGCTTCCGGTCGTGGACGACGAGGACAGACTTGTCGGCATCGTCACACGCCGGGACCTGCTACGCCTCTTTCTGCGACCCGACGCGGAGATACGACGACGCATCGTCGAGGACGTACTCGTGGGCACCATGGGGCTCGGAGCCGATGTGGTAACCGTCCATGTCGTGGACGGCGTTGTCACTCTGGAAGGCCGGCTGAAGAGCCGGAGCCAGATCGCGATCCTGACTTGCCTTGCCGAGCGACTCGACGGGGTGGTCGCGGTCGTGAGC